A stretch of the Bacillus sp. FJAT-18017 genome encodes the following:
- a CDS encoding SDR family NAD(P)-dependent oxidoreductase, with product MQKALVLGASGGMGYSIVKELSSRGIMVTAFARTREKLEKLFADDPNITIYTGDVFRIDDLDGAANGVDTIFQSANIPYVEWEEKLPIMMSNILQTAEKHSAKLAIVDNIYAYGRSVGEKTSETTVKNPHTKKGRIRLEVENLVKKSNIPALIAHFPDFYGPNAENTILNYTLLNIVKDKSSSFVGNQSISREFIYTPDGARAMVSLSLQEKAYGQSWNIPGFGTISGDEIVETVREITGYQKGVSTVSKNMIRFLGLFNRQMREVVEMFYLNEEPIVLNGEKYENFIGPIPRTSYREGLRQTIEYMKQTQ from the coding sequence ATGCAAAAAGCTTTAGTATTAGGGGCTTCAGGAGGTATGGGTTATTCCATTGTTAAGGAATTATCGAGTAGAGGAATAATGGTAACAGCGTTCGCACGTACTCGTGAAAAATTGGAAAAACTGTTTGCGGACGATCCCAATATAACAATCTATACAGGAGATGTATTTCGTATAGACGATTTAGACGGGGCGGCTAATGGCGTAGACACTATTTTTCAATCTGCCAACATTCCTTATGTTGAATGGGAGGAGAAACTTCCGATAATGATGTCTAATATTCTTCAAACCGCCGAGAAGCATTCCGCCAAGCTGGCCATCGTAGATAATATTTATGCCTACGGAAGGAGCGTAGGGGAAAAAACGAGTGAAACAACAGTTAAAAATCCTCATACGAAAAAGGGACGCATTCGCCTGGAAGTTGAAAACTTGGTCAAGAAATCAAATATTCCTGCACTAATTGCACATTTTCCTGATTTTTATGGACCCAATGCAGAAAACACGATTTTGAATTATACCCTGTTAAATATAGTGAAAGATAAAAGTTCCAGCTTTGTGGGTAACCAAAGCATTTCCAGGGAATTTATCTATACACCAGACGGCGCCAGGGCAATGGTTAGTTTGTCCCTTCAAGAGAAGGCATACGGACAAAGTTGGAATATACCTGGCTTTGGCACCATTTCGGGAGATGAAATAGTTGAAACGGTCCGAGAAATAACTGGGTATCAAAAAGGCGTATCTACTGTTTCGAAGAATATGATTCGATTTTTGGGCCTTTTTAATCGTCAAATGCGTGAAGTGGTTGAGATGTTTTACTTGAATGAAGAACCAATTGTACTAAATGGTGAAAAGTATGAAAATTTTATTGGTCCAATCCCTCGTACATCCTATCGTGAAGGTCTAAGGCAGACGATTGAGTATATGAAACAAACGCAATAA
- a CDS encoding TetR/AcrR family transcriptional regulator — protein MSPRKTVQQELTREMIMEAARGLFVERGYQHVSMRQIAKELDYSHGALYYHFKNKAELFFALVEDHFSMLDQILDEVMQQEIENKDKLRNILLGFIEFGLTHQSHYEIMFLIKDEEVRNYINQGPNKSYEKFAQCIFDLCDKNISLQNIYSIFLSLHGFVTHYCRHVTTYEEVKDMADSHAKFLMRLVD, from the coding sequence ATGTCGCCAAGAAAGACTGTCCAACAAGAACTAACAAGAGAAATGATTATGGAAGCTGCAAGAGGCCTATTTGTGGAAAGAGGCTATCAGCATGTATCTATGAGACAAATAGCAAAAGAATTAGATTACAGTCATGGTGCACTTTATTATCATTTTAAAAATAAAGCAGAGTTGTTTTTTGCATTAGTGGAAGACCATTTCTCCATGCTGGATCAAATACTGGATGAAGTGATGCAACAAGAGATTGAGAATAAGGATAAGCTAAGGAATATCCTTCTTGGCTTCATTGAATTTGGCCTTACACACCAAAGCCATTATGAAATTATGTTCTTGATAAAAGATGAAGAAGTAAGAAATTATATCAATCAAGGTCCAAATAAAAGCTATGAGAAATTTGCACAATGCATTTTCGATTTATGTGATAAAAACATTTCTCTTCAAAATATATATAGCATTTTTTTATCCCTGCATGGCTTTGTCACACATTATTGCCGTCATGTTACTACCTATGAAGAGGTAAAAGATATGGCCGATTCTCATGCGAAATTTTTGATGCGATTAGTTGATTAA
- a CDS encoding DUF6980 family protein gives MVKHCCEDMTYWANFACEFHEDPFQCPDHLIHYSAKFDEYGVIIHDGGSSLIVISYCPWCGKKFPLSKRDLWFDTLEGLGYNNPFEQEIPEKFQTDKWWNK, from the coding sequence ATGGTTAAACATTGCTGCGAAGATATGACTTACTGGGCAAATTTTGCTTGTGAATTTCATGAAGATCCTTTTCAATGTCCTGATCATTTAATCCATTATAGTGCCAAGTTTGATGAATATGGAGTAATCATACACGATGGAGGGTCCTCATTAATAGTAATTTCTTACTGTCCATGGTGTGGTAAGAAATTCCCGTTGTCCAAAAGAGATTTGTGGTTCGATACTCTTGAAGGATTAGGTTATAACAACCCTTTCGAGCAAGAAATACCAGAAAAATTCCAGACGGACAAATGGTGGAACAAATAA
- a CDS encoding NUDIX domain-containing protein — protein sequence MGGGIEEGETPEEATKREALEELFVNIEVKECFAEVVYNSTQYFFLCDIIDGTIDNGQGEEYSNASMELGTYQPIWVDINKLRIIDVRPKEVADKLLSILLKGQVEE from the coding sequence CTGGGGGGCGGAATTGAAGAGGGGGAAACGCCTGAAGAGGCAACAAAAAGGGAAGCCCTTGAAGAATTATTTGTAAATATAGAAGTTAAGGAATGCTTTGCCGAGGTTGTGTATAACAGTACACAATATTTCTTCTTATGCGATATTATTGACGGCACCATAGATAATGGGCAAGGGGAAGAATACTCTAATGCAAGCATGGAACTAGGTACCTATCAGCCGATTTGGGTTGATATTAATAAGCTCCGAATAATAGATGTGAGACCAAAAGAAGTTGCAGATAAATTATTGTCCATTCTGCTAAAGGGACAGGTTGAAGAATAG
- a CDS encoding mechanosensitive ion channel family protein has translation MSFVSSFVIGFSFMGLDESILKDLGISIGILVAFILFRNLFTKYVFQLIIKLTKKTPTEFLTQICLSFEKPLSWAFIIVGLYVAMDYFPFIEQHNELFLKFLRSMVIVLITWGFFNLSSPTTGILISLNQRMNNRIDLILLPFLSRTIRVILVAISISIIGQEFDYDVNGLVAGLGLGGLAFALAAKEAVGNIIGGVVIVTEKPFSIGDWIYTPSVEGTVEDINFRSTKVRTFSQALVTVPNATLANEAITNWSRMGKRRVNFNLGLNYLTNKDQIQKVVKKIDQLLNNRDDIHPDTIMVAFDHYGDSGLDILIYFFTTTTDWGEHVQIKHEVNLAIMGILEEEGVAVAFPTRTIYVSQESNEMFPSMGSSFDRDN, from the coding sequence ATGTCGTTTGTTTCATCATTTGTCATCGGTTTTTCATTCATGGGATTGGATGAAAGTATTTTAAAAGACTTAGGAATTTCAATAGGGATATTGGTTGCATTCATTCTATTTCGAAACCTGTTTACGAAGTATGTATTTCAGTTAATTATAAAATTGACCAAAAAAACGCCGACTGAATTCTTAACTCAAATCTGCTTAAGCTTTGAAAAGCCTTTAAGCTGGGCGTTTATTATTGTTGGTTTGTATGTCGCCATGGATTATTTTCCATTTATCGAACAGCATAATGAGTTGTTTTTGAAGTTTTTGCGTTCGATGGTGATTGTTTTAATAACATGGGGATTTTTTAATTTGTCGTCTCCTACTACCGGTATTTTAATCAGTTTGAATCAGAGGATGAACAATCGAATCGATTTAATTCTACTGCCGTTTCTATCGAGAACGATCCGCGTTATCCTGGTTGCAATCAGCATCAGCATTATTGGACAGGAATTCGATTATGACGTAAACGGGCTCGTTGCTGGGCTTGGATTAGGCGGGCTGGCATTTGCTTTGGCCGCAAAAGAAGCGGTAGGAAATATTATCGGCGGGGTCGTCATCGTTACGGAAAAACCTTTTTCAATAGGGGATTGGATCTATACGCCAAGTGTTGAAGGGACGGTAGAGGATATTAATTTCCGAAGCACGAAAGTTCGTACATTCAGCCAGGCACTGGTTACGGTACCGAATGCAACACTGGCAAACGAGGCGATTACGAATTGGAGCCGGATGGGAAAAAGACGCGTTAATTTTAATTTAGGACTCAATTATTTGACCAACAAGGACCAAATTCAAAAAGTAGTTAAAAAGATTGACCAGCTCTTGAACAATCGTGACGATATCCACCCGGATACGATTATGGTGGCTTTTGACCATTATGGGGATAGCGGTCTTGATATTCTGATCTATTTCTTTACAACGACAACGGATTGGGGAGAACATGTGCAAATTAAACATGAAGTCAACCTGGCGATCATGGGGATATTAGAGGAAGAGGGAGTGGCAGTTGCTTTTCCAACTCGAACCATTTATGTTTCCCAGGAATCAAATGAAATGTTCCCTTCGATGGGCTCCTCTTTTGACCGAGATAATTAA
- a CDS encoding homoserine/threonine efflux transporter, with amino-acid sequence MDSLLTYILIVAMMVIIPGADTMLLVKNTLSYGSKAGRYTVLGMAAGLSFWTIIAILGLAVVVAKSMILFNTIKYLGAAYLIYLGVKSFFAKSTFSLEEIKAHANAPIDNSDRHNKSSFMQALLSNILNPKTVLVYITIMPQFINLNENVNQQLIVLALILTLLAVLWFLFLVSLIDYAKKWLNNSRFQKAFQKSTGLILVGFGIKTGI; translated from the coding sequence ATGGATAGCTTACTAACATACATATTAATTGTTGCGATGATGGTTATTATACCAGGCGCAGATACTATGCTCCTGGTGAAAAATACACTTAGTTATGGTTCAAAGGCTGGACGTTATACAGTTCTTGGAATGGCAGCGGGACTATCTTTTTGGACAATTATAGCTATCCTTGGGTTAGCGGTTGTTGTTGCAAAGTCCATGATCCTTTTCAATACCATCAAATATTTGGGAGCCGCATACTTAATTTATTTAGGAGTCAAAAGCTTTTTTGCTAAAAGCACATTCTCTTTAGAAGAAATTAAAGCTCATGCAAATGCACCTATAGATAATTCAGATAGGCATAATAAAAGTTCTTTTATGCAGGCGTTACTTAGTAATATTCTTAATCCTAAAACTGTTTTAGTCTATATAACTATCATGCCGCAATTTATCAATTTAAATGAAAATGTAAACCAGCAATTGATTGTATTAGCCTTAATACTAACTCTACTCGCTGTCTTGTGGTTTTTATTTCTCGTTAGTCTAATTGATTACGCAAAAAAATGGTTGAATAACTCCAGATTCCAGAAAGCGTTTCAAAAATCAACCGGATTAATATTAGTAGGTTTCGGCATAAAAACAGGAATTTAA
- a CDS encoding HIT family protein, whose translation MASDVEDFYCDEVLSGKTAVEKVWETDHTLAFYHTRPFYEVHIVVIPKKHIPSLIDIKPEDKDILNDLFSVIQKVSKQVNDRYGACTVSTNIGEYQSNKHMHWHVHYGNRIKYLDGTWC comes from the coding sequence ATGGCTAGTGATGTTGAGGATTTTTATTGCGATGAAGTCTTGAGTGGTAAGACAGCAGTTGAAAAAGTTTGGGAAACTGACCATACTCTTGCTTTTTATCATACTCGGCCTTTTTATGAAGTGCATATCGTTGTAATCCCCAAGAAACACATTCCTTCACTAATTGATATTAAACCAGAAGACAAAGATATCTTGAACGACCTATTTTCCGTTATTCAAAAAGTATCAAAACAAGTAAACGACAGATACGGTGCCTGTACGGTTTCCACCAATATAGGTGAGTACCAAAGCAACAAACATATGCATTGGCACGTCCATTATGGTAATCGTATTAAATATTTAGACGGTACTTGGTGCTAA
- a CDS encoding RraA family protein, protein MDENVSAFQDLPTTCISDTMDGLNNMDPLIKPLKEEYRIAGRAYTVKMPVGDNQCVLRAIREAKPGDIIVVDAKGDTYRTIAGDFILGLAQTLGIKGIVTDGVIRDIIGVKKLNFPVFCKGTTVAASAKGGWGEVNVPISCGGTSVSPGDIIVADADGVVVVPKAIEEEVLRKAKVKLVKDQEREEQVSGKPEEVIRYLDHMLNK, encoded by the coding sequence ATGGACGAAAACGTTTCAGCATTTCAAGACCTTCCCACAACATGTATTTCTGACACAATGGACGGGTTAAATAATATGGATCCGTTAATTAAACCGTTAAAAGAGGAATACAGAATTGCAGGGCGTGCCTATACCGTAAAGATGCCTGTTGGAGATAATCAATGCGTACTACGCGCAATTCGTGAGGCGAAACCAGGAGATATTATTGTTGTAGATGCCAAAGGAGATACTTATCGAACCATTGCAGGGGATTTCATTCTCGGTCTTGCTCAAACATTGGGTATTAAGGGAATTGTAACCGATGGTGTAATTCGTGATATCATCGGAGTCAAAAAGCTTAATTTTCCAGTATTCTGCAAAGGCACAACCGTTGCAGCAAGTGCAAAAGGCGGCTGGGGTGAAGTAAACGTACCTATTTCTTGTGGAGGAACCTCTGTTAGCCCTGGAGACATCATTGTTGCAGATGCTGATGGAGTAGTCGTTGTTCCTAAGGCAATTGAGGAAGAAGTTTTAAGAAAAGCGAAAGTAAAACTGGTTAAGGATCAAGAAAGAGAAGAACAAGTATCGGGTAAGCCCGAAGAAGTAATTCGTTATTTAGATCATATGTTAAATAAATAG
- a CDS encoding methyl-accepting chemotaxis protein gives MNWYLNLKIRWKLIWAFVTLYFFTVVVSAIGIISLKYSESDYNHLYASYGIATADMGRANNNFNDLKAAVMELFITDDKQEKEKTITRIQDLSEEIDRNLTAVGSSIQGEELSDTYNSLTETFKNYDMIRIEVVGLVLENKNKEALALNNTEGIQAANEIDHYFDAALQLKSEDGKKLTNELRAQTDQIVIYIISAAVIAFFLGLVMAIFIIRNIRKPIEKMVETAEQIAEGNLDVQIWINTKDEIGALASAFRKMSKNLNQTMLEIRNAADQVASGSRQISESSTSLSQGATEQASSVEQLSATVEEISAQTKHNADHANEANRLAEITRLNAEEGNSRMNEMLKAMDDIHESSESIFKIIKVIDEIAFQTNILALNAAVEAARAGQHGKGFAVVADEVRSLAARSAKAAKETAELIEGSIRKADGGMKIADETATALGKVVEDIARVAAHIHDISVASNEQSIGISQINQGIMQVSQVIQSNSATSEQGAVASEQLSNQAEALRSKVGQFKLKNTINELGLKQERIGHPQQEVENALAQAAVARNEIDLDENEFGKF, from the coding sequence ATGAATTGGTATTTAAATTTGAAGATTCGCTGGAAATTAATCTGGGCTTTCGTGACACTTTATTTCTTTACGGTTGTTGTTAGTGCAATTGGCATCATAAGTCTGAAATACTCGGAATCCGATTATAATCATCTATACGCTTCTTACGGGATCGCAACTGCGGATATGGGCCGCGCAAATAACAATTTCAATGATTTGAAAGCTGCTGTTATGGAATTGTTTATAACAGATGATAAACAAGAGAAAGAAAAAACTATCACAAGGATTCAGGATTTAAGCGAAGAGATAGACCGTAACTTAACCGCAGTTGGAAGCAGCATTCAAGGCGAGGAATTGAGTGATACATATAATTCACTGACTGAAACCTTCAAAAATTACGATATGATCAGAATCGAAGTGGTAGGCCTTGTTTTAGAGAACAAGAACAAAGAAGCGCTTGCCTTGAATAATACCGAGGGAATCCAGGCCGCGAATGAAATAGACCACTATTTCGATGCAGCGTTACAATTAAAAAGTGAAGATGGTAAAAAGCTAACAAATGAGTTAAGAGCGCAAACAGACCAAATTGTTATTTATATTATTTCGGCTGCGGTAATTGCCTTTTTTCTCGGTCTGGTTATGGCAATTTTCATTATTCGCAACATCAGGAAGCCTATTGAAAAAATGGTTGAAACAGCTGAACAAATCGCGGAAGGCAACCTGGATGTACAAATCTGGATTAATACAAAAGATGAGATTGGCGCACTGGCTAGTGCCTTTCGTAAAATGTCCAAGAATCTGAATCAGACTATGTTGGAAATTCGAAATGCCGCCGACCAGGTTGCATCCGGTTCAAGACAAATATCAGAATCGAGCACTTCTTTATCGCAAGGGGCAACAGAGCAAGCAAGTTCTGTTGAACAATTGTCAGCTACCGTTGAAGAAATCTCTGCCCAGACAAAACATAATGCGGACCATGCCAATGAGGCTAACAGATTAGCGGAAATAACCAGACTAAATGCCGAAGAAGGAAACTCCCGGATGAATGAAATGCTAAAGGCAATGGACGATATCCATGAATCCTCCGAAAGCATTTTTAAAATCATTAAAGTAATCGATGAAATCGCCTTTCAAACTAATATTCTTGCGCTGAATGCAGCAGTTGAAGCAGCAAGGGCAGGGCAACATGGAAAAGGTTTTGCGGTAGTTGCTGATGAAGTCCGCAGTCTTGCCGCAAGATCGGCTAAGGCAGCTAAAGAAACGGCAGAATTAATAGAAGGTTCCATCCGGAAGGCGGATGGGGGAATGAAGATTGCCGATGAGACGGCAACGGCCCTTGGCAAGGTAGTCGAAGATATAGCAAGAGTGGCAGCACATATTCATGATATTTCAGTAGCGTCAAATGAACAATCGATTGGTATTTCACAAATTAATCAGGGAATCATGCAGGTTTCACAAGTAATTCAGTCCAACTCAGCCACATCGGAACAGGGAGCGGTTGCAAGTGAGCAGTTGTCCAATCAGGCAGAAGCATTGAGAAGCAAGGTAGGACAGTTTAAGCTGAAAAACACAATAAATGAGCTTGGCCTAAAGCAAGAGAGGATAGGGCATCCACAACAAGAAGTTGAAAATGCTTTGGCCCAAGCAGCTGTCGCCCGAAACGAGATTGATTTGGACGAAAACGAATTTGGGAAGTTTTAA
- a CDS encoding M14 family zinc carboxypeptidase translates to MKKWTKAVIPATLALAMVASTPVFADPQSRPNGPYIENEQNVSLSSYMSNPELYKALQKLEAASKGKMKLEIAGYSNLSPDGYQTEADKGEPLYVVKFGDADPTKKRILITTQIHGNEQIGTEAALDIIQKLSSNSAEVDKILKNVSIWIMPRINPEGSDNTYQEKWYPTRYTHQTWLPSNIQLPADTKAPWYYNSDGSERAQNNNGRVVYGIPGYDQNRDYNPNLDFRIENEDKTEVANFLNNRQKNNSNYGGFFVTAESRTVSSVFKEFKPDVYVDVHHRGFNTVSDEDNRSVPMQLAAVVADPYKDPFTGKQYEVDADVLKLGKQVNALAAQTLQRGFSHFGAVQKYPDVNLPGTALGAFALNDAAIMLMEINGQSQTLGQKQAGMLKETVKAPLYDLFSALADGSIDNVDPAVYDAIPEASNRIEDPTTRENEKDF, encoded by the coding sequence ATGAAGAAATGGACTAAAGCAGTCATCCCGGCAACACTGGCCTTAGCAATGGTTGCATCAACCCCTGTTTTTGCTGACCCTCAGTCAAGGCCAAACGGTCCGTACATCGAAAATGAACAAAATGTTTCATTGTCGAGTTACATGTCAAACCCCGAATTATACAAGGCTCTGCAAAAGCTTGAAGCTGCGTCTAAAGGGAAAATGAAACTTGAGATTGCCGGTTATTCCAACCTTTCTCCTGACGGCTATCAGACAGAAGCAGATAAAGGAGAGCCTCTGTATGTAGTCAAATTCGGTGACGCTGATCCAACTAAAAAACGGATTCTAATCACGACTCAAATCCATGGGAATGAACAAATCGGCACAGAAGCTGCACTGGACATTATTCAAAAATTATCTTCCAACTCAGCAGAAGTGGACAAGATCCTGAAGAACGTTTCAATCTGGATCATGCCAAGGATCAATCCTGAAGGATCCGATAACACATATCAGGAAAAATGGTATCCGACTCGTTATACTCACCAGACCTGGCTTCCATCGAACATCCAGCTTCCTGCTGATACGAAGGCCCCTTGGTACTACAACAGCGATGGCAGTGAAAGGGCACAAAATAACAACGGCCGCGTCGTTTATGGAATCCCTGGATATGACCAGAACCGGGACTACAATCCCAACCTCGACTTTAGAATTGAGAACGAGGATAAGACAGAAGTAGCGAATTTCCTAAATAACCGTCAGAAAAATAACAGCAACTACGGCGGTTTCTTCGTTACCGCTGAGTCCAGGACAGTGTCCAGTGTGTTCAAGGAATTCAAGCCTGATGTCTATGTAGATGTCCATCACCGCGGCTTCAATACTGTTTCTGACGAGGATAACCGATCAGTCCCGATGCAACTGGCGGCTGTAGTGGCCGATCCATACAAGGACCCGTTCACAGGGAAACAGTATGAGGTTGACGCGGATGTTCTTAAGCTTGGTAAACAGGTCAATGCTCTTGCCGCCCAAACACTGCAAAGAGGCTTCTCCCATTTTGGAGCGGTACAAAAATACCCTGATGTAAACCTTCCGGGCACAGCGCTCGGGGCGTTTGCCTTAAATGACGCCGCAATCATGCTAATGGAAATCAATGGCCAAAGCCAGACCCTGGGGCAAAAACAGGCCGGTATGCTAAAAGAAACAGTCAAAGCTCCACTTTATGATTTATTCAGCGCTTTGGCTGACGGATCCATCGACAATGTCGACCCTGCCGTCTATGATGCAATCCCTGAAGCTTCGAACAGGATTGAAGATCCAACCACCAGGGAGAATGAGAAAGATTTTTAG
- a CDS encoding excalibur calcium-binding domain-containing protein: protein MKKFMVSFLSFAFLLVGYSNAAFAEADRDCGEFSSNEEVMSFWHSNGYSATNDPHDLDRDNDGLPCEVSQSEYDNFVATQTSSNDDNSNDTSGSTDAAAEGEALPETASNSITMVGLGAGLALLGYLLVFRKKHTS, encoded by the coding sequence ATGAAGAAATTTATGGTTTCATTTTTGTCGTTTGCTTTCTTGTTGGTGGGTTATTCGAATGCAGCTTTTGCTGAAGCGGACAGAGATTGTGGTGAATTTTCTAGTAACGAGGAAGTTATGAGCTTCTGGCATTCAAACGGGTACAGTGCAACTAATGACCCTCATGACTTAGACAGGGATAATGACGGGCTGCCATGTGAGGTTTCTCAATCCGAATATGATAATTTTGTAGCAACACAAACTTCAAGCAATGATGATAATTCCAATGACACTTCAGGTTCAACAGATGCCGCTGCTGAAGGCGAAGCATTGCCAGAAACAGCTTCCAATTCCATCACTATGGTTGGGCTAGGGGCAGGATTAGCCTTACTTGGCTATCTTCTAGTTTTCCGTAAAAAGCATACAAGCTAA
- a CDS encoding class D sortase — translation MSRVLLGYILIITGVLLGSYHFFEWHIGRSAAEEMTTEELSAIKRETAPPLNLKAEEEVIPDTMNMKPKASGPNATPESAANFSKGEKVAYLMIPKLNRKYSVYWGTDERTLKKGVGMFSSKLTTPPDGGGHTVLSGHRDTVFYRLDDLKDGDLLTISFNNSIYTYKINKIFITDPDDRSVIVKKDTPTLTLTTCYPFNYVGSAPERYIIQAELLN, via the coding sequence ATGAGTAGGGTTCTACTAGGATACATTCTCATCATAACTGGAGTTTTATTGGGTTCTTATCATTTTTTCGAATGGCACATAGGCCGGTCAGCCGCTGAGGAAATGACAACAGAAGAGCTTTCCGCTATAAAACGGGAAACTGCACCTCCCCTGAACTTAAAGGCTGAAGAAGAGGTTATCCCGGATACTATGAATATGAAGCCAAAGGCCAGCGGACCTAATGCAACTCCAGAATCGGCTGCCAATTTTTCGAAAGGTGAAAAGGTCGCTTATCTGATGATTCCAAAACTTAATCGGAAATATTCAGTGTACTGGGGAACGGATGAAAGAACTTTAAAAAAGGGAGTTGGCATGTTTTCCAGCAAACTAACCACCCCGCCTGATGGTGGTGGACATACAGTTTTAAGCGGCCACAGGGACACTGTTTTTTACAGGCTGGATGACTTAAAGGATGGAGATCTGTTGACTATTTCTTTTAACAACTCTATCTATACGTACAAAATAAACAAGATTTTCATCACCGATCCCGATGATCGGAGCGTCATTGTAAAAAAAGACACCCCAACCCTTACATTGACAACATGTTACCCCTTTAACTATGTTGGCAGTGCTCCCGAACGATATATAATCCAGGCTGAACTGCTTAACTAA